The DNA window CTCACTGATACCCTTACAATCTGAGCACCAGAATTTTTCAATCGTTCAATTTGAAGCAGAGTTTTCTCAACATTTGAGGTATCTGTATTCGTCATACTTTGGATAACAATGGGGTACTTTCCACCAATCTTAACCCCACCAACGTCAACTACTTTTTGTGAGAACATCAATAAAGCACCTCATTAGAAAAATCTCATTATATCGTTATAAGTGACAAAAATCATCAAAAATATCAAGAACAAAAATCCGATAGTATTCACTATCGCCTCGACTTTTGAACTTACCCTTTTTCTAGTTATTATTTCATAGATAGAAAAAACGATTCTACCGCCATCTAATCCAGGTATTGGGATCAAATTAAAAACTCCTAAACTAATAGTTATCAAAGCGGTTAAATTTAAAATAGCATCAAACCCGACCATTGCAGCCTGACCTATTATGGCAGCAGCTCCAACAGGACCTGCTATCTGATCGGCACTCAGTCTGCCAGTGAATAACTGCCCAAAAGATCTGAAAGTTAAAGAGATCAAATTATTTGCCCATTGAATAGGGGCAGTAAGAGCTTCAATACCTTTTGGATGCCAGTTCTCGTATGGGGCCTCTAAAACTCCAGGTTGAACGATAAAATCTAAAAATTCATTTTTGGATAGATTAATATGAATAATCTGTCCATTTCTCTCTACTAGCAACTCAAGGGTATTATCTATAAAAGGTTTATATTCATTAATAATTTCTTTACCTGAAACAGCGAACATTAATTCGTCTGAATTTAATTGAATTCGATAAATTGCATTTTGCAAATCAGACCCGTTATTAATGGATACACCATTAATTTCGATTATTTTATCTCCTTGCATGAAAACATCGTTACCTTTTGCGATAACGTTTGAAAAAGTAGAGTACACGATACCTGTTTCATACATAGGAAGAAAATATGAATATTGGGAGAGCTTACCTTCAATAATAGTTCCATCTTCTAACTGCAACTCTATTGGATCACCACTTTCCATTCGACTCATAACAGTGTATAAATCTTCTTCACCATTTAGTAAAATAATCTCTTTGTTTTTCAGATTGAGCAATTCAGTATCTTCAATACCGTATAAAGTAAAAATTGCTCTTTCATTCGTAAGTTCTGGAATTAAAGTAACAATAATTTCTTCCCCATTTCTTACAACAGTTAACTCTAATGGGTTCCCAGAAGGTATTTCCAACTCTAAAATAGATGGATTAAATACATAATCACCATTTGCTTTTTTAATGATATCACCAGGTTCAAGACCAGCTTGCGCAGCGATACTGTCCCTTCCTACTCTCTCAACAATCACCTCAGGAAAACCGTAAACACCAGCTATTCCCACAAAAAGAAAATAACCTAAAAGGAAAGAAAACAAAGGTCCGGCAAAAGCTATCAAAAATTTCTGGAAAGGCTTCTTATTGTAAAATAATGAAGGGTCAGTATCCTTATAACCTTCTTCTAATACTTCTTCACCAGCTAATCTAACATATCCACCCAAAGGAATAATATTGAATCTAAAGGTAGTTTCTTTACCTGGAATCTTAAACAATGATGGTCCAAAACCTATAGAGAACTCTTCTACTCTTGTCTTAAAGATTTTTGCAAAAATAAAATGCCCAAATTCATGAACAACTACAATAACGGATATGATAATCAAAAACCAAATAATTGATAATAGAACGGTCATTCGATAACCTCCATAATGTATTTTTTCGCTATATTTCTACTGATTTTATCCACTTTAAGTATATCATCAATATTATGAAATTTCAAACTTT is part of the Petrotoga olearia DSM 13574 genome and encodes:
- a CDS encoding M50 family metallopeptidase, whose amino-acid sequence is MTVLLSIIWFLIIISVIVVVHEFGHFIFAKIFKTRVEEFSIGFGPSLFKIPGKETTFRFNIIPLGGYVRLAGEEVLEEGYKDTDPSLFYNKKPFQKFLIAFAGPLFSFLLGYFLFVGIAGVYGFPEVIVERVGRDSIAAQAGLEPGDIIKKANGDYVFNPSILELEIPSGNPLELTVVRNGEEIIVTLIPELTNERAIFTLYGIEDTELLNLKNKEIILLNGEEDLYTVMSRMESGDPIELQLEDGTIIEGKLSQYSYFLPMYETGIVYSTFSNVIAKGNDVFMQGDKIIEINGVSINNGSDLQNAIYRIQLNSDELMFAVSGKEIINEYKPFIDNTLELLVERNGQIIHINLSKNEFLDFIVQPGVLEAPYENWHPKGIEALTAPIQWANNLISLTFRSFGQLFTGRLSADQIAGPVGAAAIIGQAAMVGFDAILNLTALITISLGVFNLIPIPGLDGGRIVFSIYEIITRKRVSSKVEAIVNTIGFLFLIFLMIFVTYNDIMRFF